From Tiliqua scincoides isolate rTilSci1 chromosome 2, rTilSci1.hap2, whole genome shotgun sequence, the proteins below share one genomic window:
- the LOC136641904 gene encoding zinc finger protein 585A-like, giving the protein MATAERAQELGPPEEEDGEKTLGLPDPGKASSANSAEEGEEEDCAASPGSPNSAGVSQLEGEEASWGQCTEEAENTKGSNDPDEDDSWDSQEVFVCSPCSVSLLPGSENDEENPEVVESLVPLVGACKRRVPLDVKEGEARGKQEKSYLGERWANPPPYMEILGGAQDSVILQGSTIHNEEHGTILKARPSNLIAHQRLHGNKKLHRCTDCGRGFGIFSDLIHHQRTHTGEKPYKCPDCGKGFGHSSALITHRRIHTGEKPYVCNECGKSFNVVSNLLRHQRSHAGEKPYQCPDCGRCCSQRSHLITHRRLHTGERPYQCLECGKSFNVSSDLIKHRRTHTGEKPYECHYCGKCFSGSSNLITHQRLHTGEKPYACPECGKRFTISSKLIAHQRIHTVEKPYDCTDCGKSFGERPHLTRHRQSAYRREKRFKCADCGKSFTTSSYLITHQRTHTGETPYICGDCGKSFTVISNLARHQRIHTGEKPYECPDCGRSYSQRAHLTTHLRVHTGEKPYVCSDCGKSFNVNSSLTKHRRIHTGEKPYICSYCGKLFSHASAHLVHERIHTGEKPYRCLECGQSFSRRSHLTRHHRIHTGEKPHTCSRCGKNFSRRSHLIEHERTHTGEKPFACSICGKSFNYRSLLKEHARIHTGEKPYQCSDCGKSFNRRESFIIHERTHTGEKPYECLDCGKRFIAHSALVKHQRIHAGEKPYTCPECGKSFSQSSTLIAHQRIHTGEKPYKCPDCGKSFSVSSNLVAHLRIHTAEKPYICRECGECFTQSSHLVVHKRIHTGEKPYLCSECGKNYRGISDLIQHQRIHTGEKPYKCSECGKCFSQSSCLKKHQRIHTGEKPYVCLECGKRFNRNSHLTRHQKTHMS; this is encoded by the exons ATGGCCACAGCAGAGCGGGCTCAG GAGCTGGGTCCGCCTGAGGAAGAAGATGGAGAGAAAACACTGGGTTTGCCTGATCCTGGTAAGGCATCTTCCGCAAACAGTGCTGAAGAGGGGGAAGAAGAAGACTGTGctgcatcaccag GATCCCCAAATTCTGCTGGGGTGTCCCAACTGGAAGGGGAAGAAGCATCCTGGGGTCAGTGCACAGAAGAAGCTGAGAACACAAAAGGCAGCAACGATCCTGATGAAGATGACAGCTGGGATTCCCAGGAAGTCTTTGTGTGCTCTCCTTGCTCCGTCTCATTGCTCCCAG gCAGTGAGAACGATGAAGAGAATCCGGAAGTTGTGGAGTCTCTCGTGCCCTTGGTGGGAGCCTGCAAAAGGAGGGTGCCCCTTGATGTTAAGGAAGGGGAAGCTAGAGGGAAGCAAGAGAAAAGCTACCTTGGAGAGAGGTGGGCTAATCCCCCTCCCTACATGGAAATCCTTGGGGGTGCTCAAGACTCTGTGATTCTCCAGGGGTCCACTATCCATAACGAGGAGCATGGAACAATCCTGAAGGCCAGGCCCTCAAACCTCATTGCCCACCAGAGACTTCATGGCAACAAGAAGCTTCACCGGTGCACTGACTGCGGGAGAGGCTTTGGCATCTTCTCAGACCTCATTCACCACCAGAGGACTCACACCGGGGAAAAGCCCTACAAGTGTCCTGACTGCGGTAAGGGCTTTGGCCACAGCTCAGCCCTTATCACTCATCGGCGGATCCACACCGGGGAGAAACCATACGTGTGCAACGAGTGCGGGAAAAGCTTCAACGTGGTGTCCAACCTTCTGCGCCACCAAAGGAGTCATGCAGGAGAGAAGCCTTACCAGTGTCCTGACTGTGGGCGCTGTTGTAGCCAGAGGTCCCACCTGATCACCCATCGGCGCCTCCACACGGGGGAACGGCCTTAccagtgcctggagtgtgggaagagtttCAACGTTAGCTCTGATCTGATCAAACACCGGAGGACCCACACGGGCGAAAAGCCTTATGAGTGCCATTACTGTGGGAAGTGCTTCAGTGGCAGCTCCAACCTTATAACGCACCAGAGactccacacaggggagaagccctatgccTGTCCCGAGTGTGGCAAGCGTTTCACTATCAGTTCCAAGCTGATTGctcatcagagaatccacactgtGGAAAAACCCTACGACTGCACAGACTGTGGGAAGAGCTTCGgtgaacggccccacctgaccagGCACCGGCAGAGCGCCTACCGCCGGGAAAAACGCTTCAAGTGCGCCGACTGCGGGAAGAGTTTCACCACCAGTTCCTATCTCATCACCCACCAGCGTACTCACACAGGGGAAACCCCTTACATCTGTGGGGACTGCGGCAAGAGTTTCACTGTCATCTCCAACCTGGCCAggcaccagagaatccacaccGGTGAGAAGCCTTATGAGTGCCCAGACTGTGGAAGGAGCTACAGCCAGCGGGCCCACCTCACAACGCATCTGAGGgtccacacgggggagaaacctTATGTCTGCTCcgactgtggaaagagcttcaatgtCAACTCATCCCTCACTAAGCACaggagaatccacacaggagagaagccctataT ATGTTCCTATTGTGGGAAGCTCTTCAGCCATGCTTCAGCCCATTTGGTCCATGAGAGGATccatacaggagagaaaccatatcgCTGCTTGGAATGTGGGCAGAGCTTCAGCCGGAGGTCACACCTTACGAGACACCACAGAAtccacacgggagagaaaccACACACGTGCTCCAGGTGTGGCAAGAACTTCAGTCGAAGATCGCACCTGATTGAACACGAGAGAACCCATACAGGAGAAAAGCCTTTTGCATGCTCGatctgtgggaaaagcttcaatTATCGCTCGCTTCTTAAAGAACATGCAAggatccacacaggagagaagccatatcaatgctCGGACTGCGGGAAGAGCTTCAATCGGAGGGAGAGCTTTATAATTCATGAGAGAACACATACGGGAGAGAAACCTTACGAGTGCTTAGACTGTGGGAAAAGGTTCA ttgccca CTCGGCCCTAGTCAAGCACCAAAGAATCCATGCGGGAGAGAAACCTTACACGTGCccagagtgtgggaagagcttttcCCAAAGCTCAACCCTCATTGCGCATCAGAGAAtacacactggagagaaaccatataagtgccCTGActgcggaaagagcttcagtgtgagctccaacCTCGTTGC GCACTTGAGAATCCACACTGCAGAAAAACCGTATATTTGCCGAGAGTGCGGGGAATGCTTTACTCAGAGCTCCCACCTTGTTGTACATAAGAGAATCCACACTGGAGAAAAACCTTACCTGTGTTCGGAGTGTGGGAAGAACTACCGTGGGATCTCGGACTTGATCCAGCACCAGCGCATTcatacaggagagaagccctataAATGTTCAGAGTGTGGGAAATGCTTCAGCCAGAGCTCATGTCTCAAGAagcaccagagaatccacaccGGAGAGAAACCTTACGTGTGTCTCGAATGTGGGAAAAGGTTCAATCGGAACTCACACCTGACTAGGCACCAGAAAACTCACATGAGTTAA